In the Shewanella sp. OMA3-2 genome, one interval contains:
- a CDS encoding late competence development ComFB family protein: protein MHLEFRNYYEVLLLEILRDEGLMEELPEDYLADLCCVTLNQLPVRYIRHLVDTYFFEDYNELKQMKDEINTALERSRAFLKANLHNKLKEEKELNNNAPSEPIVQLGHSE, encoded by the coding sequence ATGCATTTAGAATTTCGTAATTATTATGAAGTCTTACTTTTGGAAATCTTGCGCGATGAAGGTTTAATGGAAGAATTGCCTGAAGATTATCTTGCAGATCTTTGTTGTGTCACGTTAAACCAGTTACCCGTACGCTACATTCGACATCTCGTAGACACTTATTTTTTTGAAGATTACAATGAGCTTAAACAGATGAAGGACGAAATAAACACAGCTTTAGAGCGTTCAAGAGCATTTTTAAAAGCCAATTTACACAATAAATTGAAAGAGGAAAAGGAGCTGAATAACAATGCGCCAAGTGAACCAATTGTGCAGTTAGGACACTCTGAATAA
- a CDS encoding histone deacetylase family protein: MKIPFVYHASYSKLALPSHHRFPTSKYQNLFEFAIEQHLVCLSMHHQADKIAIDLIKKVHCADYVDTFINGSIHPKALRRIGFPWSESLVTRTLHAVNGTLLTCQLALKYQISLHFTGGYHHAHHDFGSGFCVFNDLVIAASHLIETQQVDKVLIFDCDVHQGDGTATLCQDNPNIISCSIHCKQNFPSRKPLSDYDIELDKGCSDEEYLSYIDSIFGYLIQLHQPDLIIYDAGVDIHQDDDLGYFNISTQGIHSRDKLVLTLAKHHNIPVAAVIGGGYSRQPDELTQRHSQLLIAANQVWV; this comes from the coding sequence ATGAAAATCCCCTTTGTTTATCACGCCAGCTACTCAAAGCTGGCGTTACCATCTCACCATCGATTTCCAACCAGCAAATATCAAAACTTGTTTGAGTTCGCTATTGAGCAACATTTAGTTTGCCTAAGCATGCACCACCAAGCTGATAAAATAGCAATTGATCTGATAAAAAAAGTACATTGTGCTGATTATGTAGATACGTTTATCAATGGCTCCATTCACCCTAAAGCACTGCGTAGAATAGGCTTTCCCTGGAGCGAAAGCTTAGTAACACGCACTTTACATGCGGTAAATGGCACATTATTAACCTGCCAACTTGCCCTTAAATATCAAATATCGTTGCATTTTACAGGTGGCTACCATCATGCTCACCATGATTTTGGCAGCGGTTTTTGTGTTTTCAATGATTTGGTTATTGCAGCTAGCCACCTAATAGAAACACAACAAGTCGATAAAGTGTTAATTTTCGATTGTGATGTTCATCAAGGCGACGGCACAGCAACACTCTGCCAAGATAATCCCAACATCATCAGTTGTTCAATTCACTGCAAACAAAACTTCCCATCGAGAAAACCACTTTCCGATTATGATATTGAACTTGATAAGGGCTGCTCTGATGAGGAGTATTTATCATACATTGACAGTATATTTGGCTATTTAATCCAACTGCACCAACCTGACCTCATTATTTATGATGCTGGCGTTGATATTCATCAAGATGATGATTTAGGGTACTTCAATATCTCTACACAGGGTATTCACTCAAGAGATAAGCTAGTATTAACCCTAGCCAAGCATCACAACATTCCAGTTGCTGCAGTAATAGGTGGCGGATATAGCCGCCAGCCAGATGAGTTAACCCAAAGGCACAGTCAATTGCTGATTGCAGCAAACCAAGTTTGGGTGTAA
- a CDS encoding DUF2057 domain-containing protein, with protein sequence MKSFVSTSAILALLSSTSLMAANLTIPMSFEYLALDGQQIETNSFKHKSDLNLTTGSHKIAIRYHDMVQDNFSDSQSFIKSAPFIVTLNVDGDFNYTLSPATGEVVKRPKYFAKKPDIIITRQDKGSVSYSVENTQLEEASFFANLFGGNKTADIDAMSANATSNNLTVNTAATTPATISPAVAATAVTVNPLNTDNLPKATSAAQAEQMLQYWWLQADEKTRKEFMGWAIKQL encoded by the coding sequence ATGAAATCATTCGTATCCACCAGTGCAATTTTAGCATTACTTTCATCAACCTCACTGATGGCAGCTAATCTTACCATTCCAATGTCGTTTGAATATTTGGCTTTAGATGGTCAACAGATAGAAACAAATTCGTTTAAACATAAATCAGATTTAAACTTAACCACTGGCAGCCATAAAATCGCCATTAGATACCATGATATGGTTCAAGATAATTTCAGCGATAGTCAAAGCTTTATAAAATCAGCGCCTTTTATTGTCACCCTCAATGTTGATGGAGATTTTAATTACACCCTTTCTCCAGCGACAGGTGAAGTCGTAAAACGTCCAAAATATTTTGCTAAAAAACCTGACATTATAATTACTCGCCAAGACAAGGGGTCGGTCAGTTATTCGGTAGAAAATACCCAACTTGAAGAAGCGTCTTTTTTTGCTAACTTATTCGGTGGCAATAAAACCGCAGATATCGATGCCATGTCAGCAAATGCGACAAGCAACAATCTCACCGTGAATACTGCTGCAACAACACCAGCTACGATTTCACCAGCGGTAGCCGCGACAGCTGTCACTGTTAACCCACTCAATACAGATAACTTGCCAAAAGCGACTAGCGCAGCACAAGCTGAGCAAATGTTGCAGTATTGGTGGTTACAAGCCGATGAGAAAACCCGTAAAGAATTTATGGGCTGGGCTATAAAGCAACTGTAA
- a CDS encoding primosomal replication protein, with amino-acid sequence MNTQQLILMLKQQLAHIEQEALQHDNQLGDHQKKTLQHVERFNHSVFIQEGAQLSPCIVQLKKDIAQLEKQLTLNLAKSTIELSCQRIQDRFTALRRALLTTGLNLKSAEQKKASNRARYAKKQQSVQDSGFGWIANNIMQNSHQLYQELSKHFDWAKKIELKIQQMESNLEVCHAADKITLQNDILLMHRRLGKCRQAISYIEERIQHFERPRQSLNR; translated from the coding sequence ATGAACACCCAACAATTAATCCTAATGCTGAAACAACAACTTGCTCATATTGAACAAGAAGCACTGCAACATGATAATCAATTAGGCGATCATCAAAAGAAAACACTGCAACATGTTGAACGATTTAATCATAGCGTTTTTATCCAAGAAGGTGCTCAATTAAGCCCCTGCATTGTGCAACTAAAAAAAGATATCGCTCAATTAGAAAAACAATTGACCCTTAACTTAGCTAAAAGCACTATTGAACTTAGTTGTCAGCGCATTCAAGATAGGTTCACCGCATTAAGACGAGCTCTACTGACAACAGGATTAAACTTAAAATCTGCAGAGCAGAAAAAAGCCAGTAATCGTGCTCGATATGCTAAAAAACAACAATCTGTACAAGATAGTGGCTTTGGGTGGATTGCCAATAACATCATGCAAAACAGTCATCAACTTTATCAAGAGTTGAGTAAACATTTTGACTGGGCTAAAAAAATCGAACTCAAAATTCAACAGATGGAATCAAACCTAGAGGTATGTCATGCTGCTGACAAAATTACATTGCAAAATGACATTCTTTTAATGCATCGTCGTTTAGGTAAATGCCGCCAAGCCATTAGCTATATTGAAGAGCGGATACAACACTTTGAGCGACCACGCCAAAGTTTAAATCGTTAA